A segment of the Coffea arabica cultivar ET-39 chromosome 8c, Coffea Arabica ET-39 HiFi, whole genome shotgun sequence genome:
AAAGTTTTCAATGTAAGTAAGTGTGTGGAGATTGGAGAACCACATATAGGTTCTTTTAGTTAGTAAAAGCTGTTTTAAAGGCAAACTTACCTTCTTAATTACTTCTTTAACAGTCttatttggattgttattttcattaaaaaaaaattacgctTTTCGTATacttttttacctcacatacatcaaatcgttacagtacatttttttataaaaaaaattcttaaaagtaagaatctaaaattaaaatcaattgCATGTCGTAAGTCTCTGGAGAAAGGAAATTACATAGGTCGGATTGATGAGTTACATTTGGAGTTGGACTCGAATATCTCCCTCATTGTGATTCATATGGGAGGTTGTGTAATCAATACCATGATAACCTCCTTTATCGTATGGGAGGTTTTCATTGAATATCTCCCTTTTTGTAGACTTTACTGCTAGCATTGTTTTATTAAAATCATCTTCTGCTAAGGATGATCTAGATGATCAAGAAAGTTCAAATTTTCTTACTTTGAATGACAATTAAATGTTTAAGACTatgtaattaattaaaagaagaaatcaaATGATATTGACACTCCATAAAAAGGCTCAAACACTCCACCTCTCTTTTATATTGAGTAAACAAGTGTGCCCCTAAATTATTACTAAGATTACAGCACTACCTCTCTACAATTTCTAGTTTCTTCTTGTCTTTTCTTGTTTCCATAGCTACCAGCCACCAGCCATTGCCATCAACCAACCTTGCTAATGCAAACCGATCCCTTGAATATCGTGTTGGGAGCTTATTTGATTAGAATGCTAATGTCATTTGCCAAAAACAAATACGATACGACGAATAATTCTAGAAATGATACTCATTGAATAACAATTTTTCTACCCATAAGTTGGTTTGCCGCCTAACCAAAAAATGCTGACTCTGCCATTGATCATGATGCTTATAACACTAGTATATGCTGACAGACACATTATAATGATAATATGCCGAGGTTCAAATTTGCTGATGCTGCCTTTCTACCAAAATAATATATGAaggataaaaaattttagaagccCTTTGTACCAAAAACTTTTTTAGTCTTCAATTTAACTTTTGAAACTTAATGAATTCCAAAATTAGTCTCGCTCACTTCACATGatccttaaaaaaaaaggttattttAGGGGTGAATGAAGGCAATTCAGTAGTAAATTTACGAATTCTCAATTTTGAATGAAATACAAGGCTCTTGAAGAACATTGACAAATGAAATACATTGTGTTAGGTcttgtttgataactcaattcaacacttaaatttaataaatttaaatctTAATATATTTAGACGCGTTTGATAtgaaaaattgaacatttgaattaattaagtggtactgAATTTCGTAGACAAAACTTGCTcgcaaaaaataaatgataaactattcatttatcacttaatgtgatagATACTCAAATATATCAGATTTACGACTTAATAACTTAACGAATTCAAATTTCAGACTTCAGATTTCAGACTTCAGTCTTATTAAACGCACCCTTAGCAAGGCGGCTCGAGTTATTTTATGATCCATCATTGAATTTACTATATAaggataagaaacaaaaaggatgatgtacataatatattacAACACGAAATAACATGGCGCAATTGAGTAAATAACAGGCaatttaattttgataaatttactGAAGGCATAAGATCAAATATGGCACCGGATGCATGCCCATATTACAAGGTTAGTTTAGACGGAAATTCATGCGAATATGTGGTTTACTAGTTGACATCCATGGCCTCTTGGATTGAGAAAAGATTTGGGTTAAAACTTTGAATAATATTTTTCTGAACTTCAACATACAGAATTCATCCATTTTGTTGAAGTTTGAGGACAAAAACGCAAATTATGATAAATTAAACTCTAAGTACAGTATCTAGtaaaagttcagggacctaaaAGATAACTTGTCCTATTTTGAACTTAAATCAATAAGAAAATTTGctatgcaaatgatgtcacatCTCTAATTGTCTGATCCGATGTATAGCTTTccattatttttgtattttgactGTTGCATCTTACCAAACATTTTAGGCATGTAAAGATACTTTTGTTAGATAATAAAGACCAGGACAATCATACACAAGATTAATGACAAGACTTTATGGATATTATTAGTTTAAACTCATGAAAGGTACAAGATTAATCATCTTAGTCGATTAGGAAGATCACACATCTCGAAGAAACCTTGTAATCTGTCTACGCAGTTACATTTGCGAAGGATTCTACAAACTTTTTGACAACATCACAaagaattttcatttttggaaGCTCATAAAATTCAATACCGTGATAACCCCCTTTATCAAACTTAGCCACCACTTCCACACCATTCTCTTCCAAGATTTTGGCAAGTTCGACTTGACGATCAGACAATGGATCACCTTCATAGCCAGCCACCAAAATCTTCCATCCTAGACCTTTAATCGCATCAAATTGGCCTAATTTGACGCTGAGCATCGGATTACAAAATTCGTGATCTCGATCAGCTCCAACGGGCAATGCTAGCTCCCACGTAATGTCAACAACAGCTTGTGGTAAAATCTTGTCATTAACCCCCCTCAGCTCTGATTCTGTCCTCTTGACGCCACCCAAAAATGGTTGATGCAAAATCACTCCTTTGATATTCAAAGGCTTAAGATCATCAACACATGAAGATGCAATCAAACAAACATGATAGGCAATGTTTCCTCCGGCGCTGTTGCCGAAGATGAAACTGTTTGATAAATCCGCATGTTGTGTCAACCATTCGTCTTGGGAATTCTTGATCCACTGCAGAACTTCCAAGCAATCTTCATAGGCTGCCGGCACCCTATGCTCCGGAGCAAGACGATACTCGATGGTTAAGATCACTGCCGGAATATCAGCGGCAAAAATACTATAAATATCATCAAAAAAGGGGTGGGCTGCGCTGCACTTTATAAGTCCTCCACCATGGATATAAATCAGGAGAGGAAGTTTTTTGTCCGGGGAGGATTTAATTGGTTCTTTAGGTAGGAATACACGAACCCAGGTGTTTTTAGATGGGTTTACTGGGATGTCCTTGACAAGAAGAATAGGACTGCTATCGTAGGAGGAGACGGGGTTGATGGGATCAACGCCTTCACGCGTGATGGAGCCATCAGGATTCCGGATGAAGCCCAGAGGGATGAAGCCCTGAGCACCATAGAGATCTTCAGGAGGATGGCTTGCTTCAACTTGTGCAATCTGATCAGCCATGGTTCAGTGCCTAGGGAATTAGATGTAATTGATGAAGATGATATATattaccacaaaaaaaaaaatagaagatcaTATAGAATACATGAATGCTTTAATTGATCAATTATTCTATGATATCTGAGTAGGTAATATCCCAATATATAAAATACGAAAGTGCTAGGAAATAGCCAAAGTTTGAAGAATTGTGGCTATGAATTGAAGGTGCTAAAGTTTGAAGAATTGTACGTCATGAAAGTGCTAGGATAGAAAACTACAAGATAAGACCTGATGGCCCATTCGATTTAATGTTTACCTAACAGGAAGCGGATGCTTTAGTAGCAATGATCAATTGTATCATTGTGGACTAGGCGAGTCTTCAGATTTGACTAGGGAAATGCAATACCGGCATTGTAGGGTATGCCTGACGGCGTGAAA
Coding sequences within it:
- the LOC113707081 gene encoding carboxylesterase 1 — its product is MADQIAQVEASHPPEDLYGAQGFIPLGFIRNPDGSITREGVDPINPVSSYDSSPILLVKDIPVNPSKNTWVRVFLPKEPIKSSPDKKLPLLIYIHGGGLIKCSAAHPFFDDIYSIFAADIPAVILTIEYRLAPEHRVPAAYEDCLEVLQWIKNSQDEWLTQHADLSNSFIFGNSAGGNIAYHVCLIASSCVDDLKPLNIKGVILHQPFLGGVKRTESELRGVNDKILPQAVVDITWELALPVGADRDHEFCNPMLSVKLGQFDAIKGLGWKILVAGYEGDPLSDRQVELAKILEENGVEVVAKFDKGGYHGIEFYELPKMKILCDVVKKFVESFANVTA